Proteins encoded in a region of the Deinococcus aerius genome:
- a CDS encoding endonuclease/exonuclease/phosphatase family protein produces MRSRLAALSLLFAALTLAWGLLARARSETWWPVATLDLVPPQVLLPLPLWLAWRALRGRRWNWAALNVAVAAAFTVGQVGLVPPRFPSGTEGKGSSLRVLTLNTDFAGAHPARLAALARRERVEVVTLQEALDRNRKAGYTARVRAAFPGWTLVRHDELITLSRLQVHSSRVVSFPRSPHAVLVTSVGVSGRTVTVVNTHLPTLGLLPSASDVRLGRSLPKRVSRRLAVRRDFVGVMESILRATPGPLVLAGDLNAPPHGELHAHLSALGLIDAFLAGGLGFGFTHHARFGHSRIDYIWTQGARVERASALPDLLSDHRALLADLRLPPP; encoded by the coding sequence GTGAGGTCCCGACTCGCCGCCCTCTCCCTCCTGTTCGCGGCCCTGACCCTCGCCTGGGGCTTGCTCGCCCGCGCCCGCTCGGAGACGTGGTGGCCCGTCGCTACACTCGACCTCGTGCCGCCGCAGGTGCTGTTGCCCTTGCCCCTCTGGCTTGCCTGGAGGGCGCTGAGGGGGAGGAGGTGGAACTGGGCCGCCCTGAATGTAGCCGTTGCCGCCGCCTTTACCGTGGGACAAGTAGGCTTGGTCCCGCCCCGCTTCCCGTCCGGCACAGAGGGAAAGGGTTCTTCACTGCGCGTGCTGACGCTGAACACCGACTTTGCCGGCGCGCACCCGGCAAGGCTCGCAGCCCTTGCCCGGCGGGAGCGGGTGGAGGTGGTGACCCTGCAAGAAGCCCTGGACCGGAACCGAAAGGCCGGATATACGGCCCGGGTGCGCGCCGCCTTCCCCGGCTGGACCCTCGTTCGGCACGACGAATTGATCACGCTCTCGCGCCTGCAAGTGCATTCCTCCCGGGTCGTGTCCTTCCCCCGCTCGCCCCACGCGGTTCTCGTCACGTCCGTGGGGGTCTCCGGGCGAACGGTGACGGTGGTGAATACCCACCTCCCCACCCTCGGACTCCTGCCCAGTGCCAGTGACGTGCGGTTGGGCCGCTCGTTACCGAAACGAGTCTCCCGCCGCCTCGCGGTGCGGCGCGACTTCGTGGGGGTCATGGAGAGCATTCTGAGGGCAACGCCCGGCCCGCTCGTCCTCGCGGGGGACCTGAATGCCCCGCCGCACGGCGAACTGCACGCCCACCTGTCGGCCCTCGGCCTGATCGACGCCTTCCTGGCCGGGGGGCTCGGCTTCGGCTTCACCCACCACGCCCGCTTCGGGCACTCGCGCATCGACTACATCTGGACGCAAGGCGCCCGGGTCGAACGTGCTTCGGCCCTCCCCGATCTGCTCAGCGACCACCGCGCCCTGCTCGCCGACCTGCGGCTGCCCCCACCCTGA
- a CDS encoding VanW family protein, translating to MASPLFRSFPLLPALLLGWQATAAAPGTLPLPTPVAPPAAVTRVTPPLRLQLRLSAPEPVLIGSRVERPSLERQFTLLVPGEQAARLRTSGDLSPLRAALDRVYTQVEARRARDVRFFREGNSWVARAQTGWKVDRKQTEARLREALGRGEGSSALVLRLRAPARSVRWAHGQGLTHLASGRSTFAGSPGFRVQNIRVGAGKLHGTWVAPGAEFNFNMRVGRIDAAGGFVRGYVITGRTLSLEDGGGLCQVSTTVFRAAHAAGLPITERHAHSYQVAYYDPPGLDAAVYAPSKNLRWRNDTAGPLLVQASWDLSRRELRIDLFGRPDGRKVWVAAPRQADVRPPPPPAFVADANLRPGETRRLDMPAPGSRVSVARQVRYADGRVVRDETRSVYRPWGGLFAVSPQDGRVR from the coding sequence ATGGCCTCACCCCTCTTCCGATCCTTCCCGCTCCTGCCCGCGCTGCTGCTGGGCTGGCAGGCCACGGCGGCGGCGCCCGGAACCCTCCCCCTGCCCACGCCGGTCGCCCCACCCGCAGCGGTCACCCGCGTCACACCTCCCCTGCGCCTCCAACTCCGCCTGAGTGCGCCTGAGCCCGTGCTGATCGGGAGCCGGGTGGAGCGGCCCAGCCTTGAACGCCAGTTCACGCTGCTGGTGCCGGGGGAGCAGGCCGCGCGGCTCAGAACGTCGGGGGACCTCTCCCCCTTGCGGGCCGCCCTGGATCGGGTCTACACGCAGGTGGAGGCCCGGCGGGCAAGGGACGTGCGGTTTTTCCGCGAGGGGAATTCTTGGGTCGCCCGGGCCCAGACGGGCTGGAAGGTTGACCGGAAACAGACGGAGGCGCGGCTGCGGGAGGCGCTGGGGCGGGGGGAAGGAAGCAGCGCGCTCGTCCTGCGCCTCCGGGCCCCGGCCCGCAGCGTCCGCTGGGCGCACGGGCAGGGTCTGACGCACCTCGCCTCGGGGAGGTCCACCTTCGCGGGAAGCCCCGGCTTCCGGGTGCAGAACATCCGGGTGGGCGCGGGCAAGCTGCACGGCACCTGGGTCGCGCCCGGGGCAGAGTTCAATTTCAATATGCGGGTGGGGCGCATCGACGCCGCGGGCGGCTTCGTGCGGGGGTACGTAATCACGGGCCGGACCCTCAGCCTGGAGGACGGCGGCGGGCTCTGTCAGGTCAGCACCACCGTGTTTCGCGCGGCGCACGCGGCGGGGCTCCCGATCACCGAGCGGCACGCGCACTCCTATCAGGTGGCGTACTACGACCCGCCCGGGCTCGACGCGGCGGTGTACGCGCCGAGCAAGAACCTGCGCTGGCGCAACGACACGGCCGGGCCGCTGCTCGTGCAGGCGAGCTGGGACCTCTCACGGCGGGAACTCCGCATCGACCTGTTCGGGCGCCCCGATGGCCGGAAGGTGTGGGTGGCGGCCCCGCGCCAGGCGGACGTGCGCCCGCCCCCGCCCCCGGCGTTCGTGGCCGACGCGAACTTACGTCCCGGGGAGACGCGGCGGCTCGACATGCCCGCCCCCGGCTCGCGGGTCAGCGTCGCGCGGCAGGTCCGGTACGCGGACGGGCGGGTGGTCCGGGACGAGACGCGCAGCGTCTACCGGCCCTGGGGTGGGCTCTTCGCGGTCAGTCCCCAGGACGGGCGGGTGCGCTGA